In Anopheles gambiae chromosome 2, idAnoGambNW_F1_1, whole genome shotgun sequence, a single window of DNA contains:
- the LOC1273390 gene encoding voltage-dependent calcium channel type A subunit alpha-1 isoform X6: protein MIGSVGGRHMSTRRRGSSPMVRLGNNLNLQLEPPDGPNTPRVSPRRRRAVTTSDHKSCALIQTRLKLGDIMLAAAQEAALAGQTSNGTQFGRKGGHYLADRMGGPSSQGGQPLAGGGPTSLFILSEDNIIRKYTRFIIEWPPFEYAVLLTIIANCVVLALEEHLPHGDKTILAQKLEKTEAYFLGIFCVEASLKILALGFVMHKHSYLRNIWNIMDFFVVVTGFITLFPQKGPEVDLRTLRAIRVLRPLKLVSGIPSLQVVLKSIIKAMAPLLQIGLLVLFAIVIFAIIGLEFYSGALHRSCYSLEDISQIVKEGEFPTPCNADNDTIAPTGAYVCNSSDSTCIEQWEGPNFGITSFDNIGFAMLTVFQCITMEGWTAILYWTNDALGSTFNWIYFVPLIVLGSFFMLNLVLGVLSGEFSNERGRVERQAQFHKCRSRQMFVEAMTSYLDWITQAEEVILAEERTTEEERLHIMEARRRAAAKRKKLKNLGKSKSTDTEEDDPDEDCGDDGYLKAKVKTQGKCKGFWRAEKRFRFWIRHTVKTQWFYWFVIVLVFFNTVCVAVEHYGQPNWLTQFLYYAEYVFLGLFMMEMWIKMYALGPRIYFESSFNRFDCVVISGSIFEVVWSEVKGGSFGLSVLRALRLLRIFKVTKYWSSLRNLVISLLNSMRSIISLLFLLFLFILIFALLGMQLFGGQFNLPDGTPPTNFNTFPIALLTVFQILTGEDWNEVMYQGIESQGGHKKGMIYSLYFIILVLFGNYTLLNVFLAIAVDNLANAQELTAAEEEQLEENKEKQQMELDKEMEALHMQNDGSPPRVEVSSPSPTRGNGSGGSTKSKKKDEEKEEDDDEIPDGPKPMLPYSSMFVLSPTNPIRCGAHWVVNLRYFDFFIMVVISLSSIALAAEDPVEEDSPRNKILNFFDYAFTGVFTIEMLLKIVDLGVILHPGSYLREFWNVMDAVVVICAAVSFGFDMTGSSAGQNLSTIKSLRVLRVLRPLKTIKRVPKLKAVFDCVVNSLKNVINILIVYILFQFIFAVIAVQLFNGKFFYCTDDSKHTSEECKGHFFVYDGADQLPRREPREWKTQSFHYDNVATAMLTLFAVQTGEGWPQVLQNSMAATYEDKGPIQNFRIEMSIFYIVYFIVFPFFFVNIFVALIIITFQEQGEAELQDGEIDKNQKSCIDFTIGARPLERYMPNKRNSFKYKVWRIVVSTPFEYFIMMLIVFNTLLLMMKYHNQGKEFEKSLKYLNMGFTGMFSVETILKIIGFGVKNFFKDPWNIFDFITVIGSIIDALVLELGENSFNVGFLRLFRAARLIKLLRQGYTIRILLWTFVQSFKALPYVCLLIAMLFFIYAIIGMQVFGNMKFDPDTALNRHNNFQTFFGALLLLFRCATGESWPNIMLACLKGRPCDPRANKPNETCGSTLAYAYFVSFIFFCSFLMLNLFVAVIMDNFDYLTRDSSILGAHHLDEFVRIWAEYDPNATGKIHYTEMYDMLKNMDPPLGFGNKCPNRLAYKKLIRMNMPLDAEGKVAFTTTLFALIRENLNIKMRTAEEMDQADAELRHTISHIWPLQAKKMLDLLVPLNEELNAGKLTVGKIYAGLLILESWRNTKFGQVESDLPGIEASINSPTARQPKPSLFSTILDMAVMEKTGGSRTGSLSLENGEGVSSQTHLLYGHGANGNGTAGDGSGGGAGGAGAGGGAGVGGLGAGLGSGHDSTLDLHGSSLASLARRTTMRKRSFRNRKELQDVSRQPSLESLTPADGHLHPGHAYHNGHRRSPSLRRESPLVRTPSPRKRHQQHEIGFSDTVSNVVEIQKEEHRRGRHHFGYAHRHNRGSWSASTSPARSPSPSRFGVHSSAQHRSSKDRSKNHLVHQPYDTTILCERSRSPSPAQLLQELRDRDQARRKYRNGMGSSGSHVQHSYPVLVTRRQGHGRRLPPTPCKPSTLQLKQTNINFPKLNASPTHTGHSSHNTPHSVHSLPQSREFLREPRERDHDRDLYYRERDRERDRERFRNSRERSHEDYSVRYEFRDRERELYEREREIEREFEREFERMEHSVPLSYEQALAMGRTGGRVLPSPILNGYKPKGALHSRHSDSDDEDWC from the exons gTTGGCTGCAGCTCAAGAAGCGGCGCTCGCAGGTCAGACCTCGAACGGGACTCAGTTCGGACGCAAAGGAGGCCACTATTTAGCTGATAGAATGGGTGGCCCCAGCAGTCAAGGGGGTCAGCCTCTGGCTGGAGGCGGACCCACCTCGCTCTTTATTTTATCAGAGGACAACATCATTAGGAA ATACACACGGTTCATCATTGAATGGCCTCCGTTCGAGTACGCTGTGCTGCTGACAATCATTGCCAATTGCGTGGTATTGGCTCTGGAGGAGCACTTACCTCATGGAGACAAGACGATACTTGCTCAGAAGCTGGAAAAAACGGAAGCATATTTTTTGGGCATCTTCTGCGTCGAAGCATCACTGAAGATCCTCGCCTTAGGGTTTGTTATGCACAAACACTCCTACCTCAGGAACATATGGAACATAATGGATTTTTTCGTCGTAGTTACGGG ATTCATCACATTGTTCCCCCAAAAGGGACCGGAAGTAGATCTGAGAACACTAAGGGCGATCCGTGTGTTAAGGCCCTTAAAATTAGTTTCTGGAATTCCTA GTTTACAAGTAGTCTTAAAATCAATCATCAAAGCCATGGCGCCCTTGCTGCAGATAGGATTGTTGGTCTTGTTTGCAATTGTTATCTTTGCAATCATAGGCTTAGAGTTTTACTCCGGTGCGCTACACAGGAGCTGTTATAGCTTAGAGGATATCT CTCAAATCGTGAAGGAGGGCGAATTCCCGACGCCTTGCAATGCAGATAACGACACGATAGCACCGACCGGTGCGTACGTCTGCAACAGCAGCGACAGCACGTGCATCGAGCAGTGGGAAGGGCCCAACTTCGGTATTACCAGCTTCGATAATATTGGGTTCGCCATGCTGACCGTCTTTCAGTGCATCACGATGGAGGGCTGGACGGCAATCCTGTACTGG ACCAACGATGCGCTCGGGTCAACGTTTAATTGGATCTACTTCGTGCCGCTCATCGTGCTGGGATCCTTTTTCATGCTTAATCTAGTTCTCGGTGTGCTCAGCGG AGAGTTTTCCAACGAAAGGGGACGCGTTGAGCGACAGGCTCAATTTCACAAGTGTCGCTCCAGGCAAATGTTTGTCGAAGCAATGACATCCTATCTCGACTGGATTACTCAAGCAg aGGAGGTGATCCTGGCCGAGGAGCGCACTACCGAGGAGGAACGGTTGCACATTATGGAAG CTCGCCGGCGTGCAGCGGCCAAGCGGAAAAAGCTGAAAAATCTCGGCAAATCCAAATCCACCGACACCGAGGAGGACGACCCGGACGAAGATTGTGGTGATGACG GTTACCTAAAAGCCAAAGTGAAAACGCAAGGAAAGTGTAAAGGCTTCTGGCGAGCGGAGAAGCGATTCCGCTTCTGGATAAGACACACGGTCAAGACGCAATGGTTCTACTGGTTCGTCATAGTGCTGGTGTTCTTCAACACCGTCTGCGTTGCGGTTGAACACTACGGACAACCGAACTGGCTGACACAGTTTTTGT ACTATGCGGAGTACGTGTTTCTCGGGCTGTTCATGATGGAGATGTGGATCAAGATGTACGCCCTGGGGCCTCGGATCTACTTTGAGTCATCGTTCAACCGGTTCGATTGTGTCGTTATTAGCGGTTCCATTTTTGAGGTCGTCTGGTCCGAGGTGAAGGGCGGATCGTTCGGGTTGTCCGTGCTGCGTGCGTTGCGATTGCTGAGGATATTTAAG GTCACAAAGTACTGGTCCTCGCTGCGCAATCTCGTCATCTCGCTGCTCAACTCGATGCGCTCCATCATTTCACTGCTGTTCCTGCTCTTCCTGTTCATACTGATCTTCGCCCTGCTCGGCATGCAGCTGTTCGGTGGTCAGTTCAATCTGCCCGACGGCACCCCGCCGACCAACTTCAACACGTTCCCGATCGCACTGCTGACCGTGTTCCAGATCCTGACCGGCGAGGATTGGAACGAGGTCATGTACCAGGGCATCGAGTCGCAGGGAGGCCACAAGAAGGGCATGATCTACTCGCTGTACTTCATCATTCTGGTGCTGTTCGGTAACTACACGCTGCTGAACGTGTTCTTGGCTATCGCGGTCGACAATTTGGCCAACGCACAGGAGCTCACCGCCGCCGAGGAGGAGCAGCTCGAGGAGAACAAGGAGAAGCAGCAGATGGAGCTGGACAAGGAGATGGAGGCGCTGCACATGCAGAACGATGGTTCGCCGCCCCGCGTCGAAGTGTCCAGCCCGTCGCCGACGCGAGGCAACGGGAGCGGTGGCAGCACAAAGAGCAAGAAAAAGGACgaagagaaggaggaggacgacgacgagatACCGGACGGGCCGAAGCCGATGCTGCCGTACTCGTCGATGTTTGTGCTGTCACCAACGAATCC GATACGCTGTGGCGCACATTGGGTGGTGAACCTGCGGTACTTTGACTTCTTCATCATGGTCGTCATCTCGCTGTCCTCGATCGCGCTCGCCGCGGAGGACCCGGTCGAGGAGGACTCGCCGCGGAATAAGATTCTTAACTTTTTCGATTACGCCTTCACTGGCGTGTTCACGATCGAGATGCTGCTGAAGATCGTCGATCTCGGCGTGATACTGCACCCGGGCAGCTATCTGCGCGAGTTCTGGAACGTCATGGACGCGGTGGTCGTGATCTGTGCGGCCGTCAGCTTCGGCTTCGACATGACCGGCAGCAGTGCCGGCCAGAACCTTTCCACAATCAAATCGCTCCGGGTGCTGCGCGTGCTGCGCCCGctgaaaacaatcaaacgGGTGCCGAAGCTGAAGGCGGTGTTTGATTGTGTCGTCAACTCGCTCAAGAACGTGATCAACATCCTGATCGTGTACATACTGTTCCAGTTCATCTTCGCCGTCATTGCGGTGCAGCTGTTCAACGGGAAGTTTTTCTACTGCACCGACGACAGCAAGCACACGAGCGAGGAGTGCAA GGGACACTTTTTCGTGTACGACGGTGCCGATCAACTGCCGCGAAGGGAGCCAAGAGAGTGGAAGACGCAAAGTTTCCACTATGACAACGTGGCGACCGCCATGCTAACACTGTTCGCCGTGCAAACCGGCGAAGGCTGGCCTCA AGTGCTCCAAAACTCGATGGCCGCTACCTACGAAGACAAGGGTCCAATCCAAAACTTTCGCATAGAGATGTCCATATTCTACATAGTGTACTTCATCGTGTTTCCATTCTTCTTTGTTAACATATTCGTGGCCTTGATTATCATTACATTCCAAGAGCAAGGTGAAGCGGAACTGCAGGACGGTGAGATAGATAAAAAtcag AAATCGTGCATAGACTTTACGATAGGTGCTAGGCCTCTGGAGCGTTACATGCCAAACAAGCGGAATAGCTTTAAGTACAAGGTGTGGCGGATCGTCGTCTCGACACCGTTCGAGTACTTCATAATGATGCTGATCGTGTTCAACACGTTACTGCTGATGATGAAG TATCACAATCAAGGAAAAGAGTTTGAGAAATCGTTAAAATATCTCAACATGGGATTTACCGGGATGTTTAGTGTTGAAACTATACTGAAAATAATAGGATTTGGCGTAAAG AATTTTTTCAAGGACCCTTGGAacattttcgattttataacAGTAATTGGAAGTATTATCGACGCTTTAGTTCTAGAATTAGGG GAAAATTCCTTCAACGTTGGATTCCTAAGACTGTTTCGTGCTGCACGATTAATCAAACTACTGCGACAAGGTTATACAATACGTATATTACTTTGGACATTTGTTCAATCATTCAAAGCACTGCCATATGTCTGTTTGCTGATTGCCATGCTATTTTTTATCTACGCAATTATTGGCATGCAG GTTTTTGGCAATATGAAGTTTGATCCTGACACGGCTCTGAATCGTCACAATAATTTTCAAACGTTTTTCGGAGCTCTACTGCTGCTTTTTCG ATGTGCTACGGGCGAGTCGTGGCCGAACATTATGCTGGCATGTCTCAAAGGGAGACCGTGTGACCCGAGAGCTAACAAGCCGAACGAAACGTGCGGCTCAACACTGGCCTACGCATATTTCGTGTCGTTTATCTTTTTCTGTTCGTTTCTT ATGTTGAATCTGTTCGTTGCCGTCATTATGGACAACTTTGACTATCTAACGCGTGATTCCAGTATTCTTGGCGCACATCATCTGGACGAGTTCGTTCGGATATGGGCGGAATATGATCCTAATGCTAC GGGTAAAATTCACTACACTGAAATGTATgatatgttgaaaaacatggATCCTCCCTTGGGATTTGGTAACAAATGTCCCAACCGACTCGCCTACAAAAAGCTCATCCGCATGAACATGCCGCTCGATGCAGAGGGAAAGGTCGCCTTCACGACGACACTGTTTGCGTTGATACGCGAAaacctcaacatcaaaatgCGAACTG CGGAGGAGATGGATCAAGCCGACGCGGAACTGCGGCACACTATTAGCCACATCTGGCCCCTGCAGGCGAAGAAGATGCTCGACCTGCTCGTCCCCCTAAACGAGGAGCTGAACGCGGGCAAGCTTACCGTCGGGAAGATCTATGCCGGATTGCTGATTTTAGAGTCCTGGCGCAACACCAAGTTCGGCCAGGTCGAATCAGATCTGCCG GGAATTGAAGCAAGCATTAATAGCCCAACGGCCCGACAGCCG AAACCGTCCCTGTTCAGCACGATCCTCGATATGGCCGTAATGGAAAAGACGGGCGGTTCGCGCACCGGCTCGCTGAGCCTGGAGAACGGCGAGGGGGTCAGCTCGCAGACCCACCTGCTCTACGGCCACGGTGCCAACGGGAACGGTACGGCCGGCGATGGCAGTGGTGGCGGTGCTGGCGGTGCCGGTGCTGGCGGCGGTGCTGGTGTCGGCGGGCTTGGTGCCGGCCTGGGAAGCGGTCACGACAGCACACTGGACCTGCATGGCAGTAGTTTGGCCAGTCTGGCACGCCGCACCACGATGCGCAAGCGGTCCTTCAG GAACAGAAAG GAGCTGCAGGATGTTTCGAGACAACCGTCCCTCGAGTCGCTGACTCCGGCAGATGGGCATCTGCATCCGGGACACGCTTACCACAACGGGCATCGTCGATCACCGAGCTTGAG ACGGGAGTCTCCGCTGGTGCGCACGCCGAGCCCGCGGAAGCGACATCAACAGCACGAGATCGGTTTCTCCGACACCGTGTCGAACGTGGTGGAAATACAAAAGGAGGAACACAGACGTGGTAGGCATCATTTCGGCTATGCGCACAGGCACAACCGAG GTTCCTGGTCGGCCTCAACCAGCCCCGCCCGTTCGCCGTCGCCCAGTCGATTCGGTGTACATAGTAGTGCCCAGCATCGCAGTAGTAAAGACCGTTCCAAAAACCACCTTGTCCATCAACCGTACGATACGACGATCCTATGCGAACGGTCGCGTTCGCCCAGCCCGGCCCAGCTGCTGCAAGAGCTGCGCGACCGGGACCAAGCCCGGCGGAAGTACCGCAACGGAATGG GTTCCTCAGGGTCTCATGTGCAGCATAGCTATCCGGTGTTGGTGACCCGTCGCCAGGGCCATGGACGTCGGTTGCCGCCCACACCGTGCAAGCCGTCGACGCTACAGCTGAAGCAAACGAACATCAACTTCCCCAAGCTGAACGCTAGCCCGACCCAC ACTGGCCATTCCTCTCACAACACACCGCACAGCGTGCATTCGCTGCCCCAGTCGCGCGAGTTTCTCCGCGAGCCTAGGGAGCGCGACCATGACCGGGATCTGTACTATCGCGAACGGGACCGCGAGCGGGACCGGGAACGCTTCCGGAACAGCCGCGAGCGCAGCCACGAAGACTACAGCGTCCGGTACGAGTTCCGGGATCGCGAGCGGGAGCTGTACGAGCGCGAACGTGAGATCGAGCGCGAGTTTGAGCGCGAGTTCGAAAG GATGGAACACTCTGTCCCGCTGTCGTACGAGCAGGCACTGGCGATGGGCCGCACCGGTGGCCGCGTACTGCCGTCGCCCATTTTGAACGGCTACAAACCGAAGGGCGCCCTTCACTCGAGACACTCCGATTCGGACGACGAGGACTGGTGCTAG
- the LOC1273390 gene encoding voltage-dependent calcium channel type A subunit alpha-1 isoform X4, with product MIGSVGGRHMSTRRRGSSPMVRLGNNLNLQLEPPDGPNTPRVSPRRRRAVTTSDHKSCALIQTRLKLGDIMLAAAQEAALAGQTSNGTQFGRKGGHYLADRMGGPSSQGGQPLAGGGPTSLFILSEDNIIRKYTRFIIEWPPFEYAVLLTIIANCVVLALEEHLPHGDKTILAQKLEKTEAYFLGIFCVEASLKILALGFVMHKHSYLRNIWNIMDFFVVVTGFITLFPQKGPEVDLRTLRAIRVLRPLKLVSGIPSLQVVLKSIIKAMAPLLQIGLLVLFAIVIFAIIGLEFYSGALHRSCYSLEDISQIVKEGEFPTPCNADNDTIAPTGAYVCNSSDSTCIEQWEGPNFGITSFDNIGFAMLTVFQCITMEGWTAILYWTNDALGSTFNWIYFVPLIVLGSFFMLNLVLGVLSGEFAKEREKVENRQEFLKLRRQQQLEKELNGYVEWICKAEEVILAEERTTEEERLHIMEARRRAAAKRKKLKNLGKSKSTDTEEDDPDEDCGDDVFVPKRKKGKGYLKAKVKTQGKCKGFWRAEKRFRFWIRHTVKTQWFYWFVIVLVFFNTVCVAVEHYGQPNWLTQFLYYAEYVFLGLFMMEMWIKMYALGPRIYFESSFNRFDCVVISGSIFEVVWSEVKGGSFGLSVLRALRLLRIFKVTKYWSSLRNLVISLLNSMRSIISLLFLLFLFILIFALLGMQLFGGQFNLPDGTPPTNFNTFPIALLTVFQILTGEDWNEVMYQGIESQGGHKKGMIYSLYFIILVLFGNYTLLNVFLAIAVDNLANAQELTAAEEEQLEENKEKQQMELDKEMEALHMQNDGSPPRVEVSSPSPTRGNGSGGSTKSKKKDEEKEEDDDEIPDGPKPMLPYSSMFVLSPTNPIRCGAHWVVNLRYFDFFIMVVISLSSIALAAEDPVEEDSPRNKILNFFDYAFTGVFTIEMLLKIVDLGVILHPGSYLREFWNVMDAVVVICAAVSFGFDMTGSSAGQNLSTIKSLRVLRVLRPLKTIKRVPKLKAVFDCVVNSLKNVINILIVYILFQFIFAVIAVQLFNGKFFYCTDDSKHTSEECKGHFFVYDGADQLPRREPREWKTQSFHYDNVATAMLTLFAVQTGEGWPQVLQNSMAATYEDKGPIQNFRIEMSIFYIVYFIVFPFFFVNIFVALIIITFQEQGEAELQDGEIDKNQKSCIDFTIGARPLERYMPNKRNSFKYKVWRIVVSTPFEYFIMMLIVFNTLLLMMKYHNQGKEFEKSLKYLNMGFTGMFSVETILKIIGFGVKFHDAPTTLIDILSFMNLVFTFFFLLETIMKLIAYGCKNFFKDPWNIFDFITVIGSIIDALVLELGENSFNVGFLRLFRAARLIKLLRQGYTIRILLWTFVQSFKALPYVCLLIAMLFFIYAIIGMQVFGNIELDPESSITRHNNFRSFVQGLMLLFRCATGESWPNIMLACLKGRPCDPRANKPNETCGSTLAYAYFVSFIFFCSFLMLNLFVAVIMDNFDYLTRDSSILGAHHLDEFVRIWAEYDPNATGKIHYTEMYDMLKNMDPPLGFGNKCPNRLAYKKLIRMNMPLDAEGKVAFTTTLFALIRENLNIKMRTAEEMDQADAELRHTISHIWPLQAKKMLDLLVPLNEELNAGKLTVGKIYAGLLILESWRNTKFGQVESDLPKTLSIRFVNVKPCCPDEKY from the exons gTTGGCTGCAGCTCAAGAAGCGGCGCTCGCAGGTCAGACCTCGAACGGGACTCAGTTCGGACGCAAAGGAGGCCACTATTTAGCTGATAGAATGGGTGGCCCCAGCAGTCAAGGGGGTCAGCCTCTGGCTGGAGGCGGACCCACCTCGCTCTTTATTTTATCAGAGGACAACATCATTAGGAA ATACACACGGTTCATCATTGAATGGCCTCCGTTCGAGTACGCTGTGCTGCTGACAATCATTGCCAATTGCGTGGTATTGGCTCTGGAGGAGCACTTACCTCATGGAGACAAGACGATACTTGCTCAGAAGCTGGAAAAAACGGAAGCATATTTTTTGGGCATCTTCTGCGTCGAAGCATCACTGAAGATCCTCGCCTTAGGGTTTGTTATGCACAAACACTCCTACCTCAGGAACATATGGAACATAATGGATTTTTTCGTCGTAGTTACGGG ATTCATCACATTGTTCCCCCAAAAGGGACCGGAAGTAGATCTGAGAACACTAAGGGCGATCCGTGTGTTAAGGCCCTTAAAATTAGTTTCTGGAATTCCTA GTTTACAAGTAGTCTTAAAATCAATCATCAAAGCCATGGCGCCCTTGCTGCAGATAGGATTGTTGGTCTTGTTTGCAATTGTTATCTTTGCAATCATAGGCTTAGAGTTTTACTCCGGTGCGCTACACAGGAGCTGTTATAGCTTAGAGGATATCT CTCAAATCGTGAAGGAGGGCGAATTCCCGACGCCTTGCAATGCAGATAACGACACGATAGCACCGACCGGTGCGTACGTCTGCAACAGCAGCGACAGCACGTGCATCGAGCAGTGGGAAGGGCCCAACTTCGGTATTACCAGCTTCGATAATATTGGGTTCGCCATGCTGACCGTCTTTCAGTGCATCACGATGGAGGGCTGGACGGCAATCCTGTACTGG ACCAACGATGCGCTCGGGTCAACGTTTAATTGGATCTACTTCGTGCCGCTCATCGTGCTGGGATCCTTTTTCATGCTTAATCTAGTTCTCGGTGTGCTCAGCGG AGAGTTTGCGAAGGAGAGGGAAAAGGTAGAAAACCGCCAAGAGTTTCTGAAGCTACGTAGGCAACAGCAGCTAGAAAAAGAGCTAAACGGCTACGTCGAGTGGATTTGTAAAGCGG aGGAGGTGATCCTGGCCGAGGAGCGCACTACCGAGGAGGAACGGTTGCACATTATGGAAG CTCGCCGGCGTGCAGCGGCCAAGCGGAAAAAGCTGAAAAATCTCGGCAAATCCAAATCCACCGACACCGAGGAGGACGACCCGGACGAAGATTGTGGTGATGACG TCTTTGTTCCGAAGCGCAAGAAAGGTAAAG GTTACCTAAAAGCCAAAGTGAAAACGCAAGGAAAGTGTAAAGGCTTCTGGCGAGCGGAGAAGCGATTCCGCTTCTGGATAAGACACACGGTCAAGACGCAATGGTTCTACTGGTTCGTCATAGTGCTGGTGTTCTTCAACACCGTCTGCGTTGCGGTTGAACACTACGGACAACCGAACTGGCTGACACAGTTTTTGT ACTATGCGGAGTACGTGTTTCTCGGGCTGTTCATGATGGAGATGTGGATCAAGATGTACGCCCTGGGGCCTCGGATCTACTTTGAGTCATCGTTCAACCGGTTCGATTGTGTCGTTATTAGCGGTTCCATTTTTGAGGTCGTCTGGTCCGAGGTGAAGGGCGGATCGTTCGGGTTGTCCGTGCTGCGTGCGTTGCGATTGCTGAGGATATTTAAG GTCACAAAGTACTGGTCCTCGCTGCGCAATCTCGTCATCTCGCTGCTCAACTCGATGCGCTCCATCATTTCACTGCTGTTCCTGCTCTTCCTGTTCATACTGATCTTCGCCCTGCTCGGCATGCAGCTGTTCGGTGGTCAGTTCAATCTGCCCGACGGCACCCCGCCGACCAACTTCAACACGTTCCCGATCGCACTGCTGACCGTGTTCCAGATCCTGACCGGCGAGGATTGGAACGAGGTCATGTACCAGGGCATCGAGTCGCAGGGAGGCCACAAGAAGGGCATGATCTACTCGCTGTACTTCATCATTCTGGTGCTGTTCGGTAACTACACGCTGCTGAACGTGTTCTTGGCTATCGCGGTCGACAATTTGGCCAACGCACAGGAGCTCACCGCCGCCGAGGAGGAGCAGCTCGAGGAGAACAAGGAGAAGCAGCAGATGGAGCTGGACAAGGAGATGGAGGCGCTGCACATGCAGAACGATGGTTCGCCGCCCCGCGTCGAAGTGTCCAGCCCGTCGCCGACGCGAGGCAACGGGAGCGGTGGCAGCACAAAGAGCAAGAAAAAGGACgaagagaaggaggaggacgacgacgagatACCGGACGGGCCGAAGCCGATGCTGCCGTACTCGTCGATGTTTGTGCTGTCACCAACGAATCC GATACGCTGTGGCGCACATTGGGTGGTGAACCTGCGGTACTTTGACTTCTTCATCATGGTCGTCATCTCGCTGTCCTCGATCGCGCTCGCCGCGGAGGACCCGGTCGAGGAGGACTCGCCGCGGAATAAGATTCTTAACTTTTTCGATTACGCCTTCACTGGCGTGTTCACGATCGAGATGCTGCTGAAGATCGTCGATCTCGGCGTGATACTGCACCCGGGCAGCTATCTGCGCGAGTTCTGGAACGTCATGGACGCGGTGGTCGTGATCTGTGCGGCCGTCAGCTTCGGCTTCGACATGACCGGCAGCAGTGCCGGCCAGAACCTTTCCACAATCAAATCGCTCCGGGTGCTGCGCGTGCTGCGCCCGctgaaaacaatcaaacgGGTGCCGAAGCTGAAGGCGGTGTTTGATTGTGTCGTCAACTCGCTCAAGAACGTGATCAACATCCTGATCGTGTACATACTGTTCCAGTTCATCTTCGCCGTCATTGCGGTGCAGCTGTTCAACGGGAAGTTTTTCTACTGCACCGACGACAGCAAGCACACGAGCGAGGAGTGCAA GGGACACTTTTTCGTGTACGACGGTGCCGATCAACTGCCGCGAAGGGAGCCAAGAGAGTGGAAGACGCAAAGTTTCCACTATGACAACGTGGCGACCGCCATGCTAACACTGTTCGCCGTGCAAACCGGCGAAGGCTGGCCTCA AGTGCTCCAAAACTCGATGGCCGCTACCTACGAAGACAAGGGTCCAATCCAAAACTTTCGCATAGAGATGTCCATATTCTACATAGTGTACTTCATCGTGTTTCCATTCTTCTTTGTTAACATATTCGTGGCCTTGATTATCATTACATTCCAAGAGCAAGGTGAAGCGGAACTGCAGGACGGTGAGATAGATAAAAAtcag AAATCGTGCATAGACTTTACGATAGGTGCTAGGCCTCTGGAGCGTTACATGCCAAACAAGCGGAATAGCTTTAAGTACAAGGTGTGGCGGATCGTCGTCTCGACACCGTTCGAGTACTTCATAATGATGCTGATCGTGTTCAACACGTTACTGCTGATGATGAAG TATCACAATCAAGGAAAAGAGTTTGAGAAATCGTTAAAATATCTCAACATGGGATTTACCGGGATGTTTAGTGTTGAAACTATACTGAAAATAATAGGATTTGGCGTAAAG TTTCACGACGCGCCAACGACACTGATTGATATTCTGAGCTTCATGAATTTGGTATtcaccttcttctttttgctggAAACTATTATGAAACTAATCGCTTATGGATGTAAG AATTTTTTCAAGGACCCTTGGAacattttcgattttataacAGTAATTGGAAGTATTATCGACGCTTTAGTTCTAGAATTAGGG GAAAATTCCTTCAACGTTGGATTCCTAAGACTGTTTCGTGCTGCACGATTAATCAAACTACTGCGACAAGGTTATACAATACGTATATTACTTTGGACATTTGTTCAATCATTCAAAGCACTGCCATATGTCTGTTTGCTGATTGCCATGCTATTTTTTATCTACGCAATTATTGGCATGCAG GTATTTGGGAATATTGAGCTAGATCCTGAATCATCTATCACTAGACACAACAACTTCCGCTCATTTGTCCAAGGGCTGATGCTACTGTTCAG ATGTGCTACGGGCGAGTCGTGGCCGAACATTATGCTGGCATGTCTCAAAGGGAGACCGTGTGACCCGAGAGCTAACAAGCCGAACGAAACGTGCGGCTCAACACTGGCCTACGCATATTTCGTGTCGTTTATCTTTTTCTGTTCGTTTCTT ATGTTGAATCTGTTCGTTGCCGTCATTATGGACAACTTTGACTATCTAACGCGTGATTCCAGTATTCTTGGCGCACATCATCTGGACGAGTTCGTTCGGATATGGGCGGAATATGATCCTAATGCTAC GGGTAAAATTCACTACACTGAAATGTATgatatgttgaaaaacatggATCCTCCCTTGGGATTTGGTAACAAATGTCCCAACCGACTCGCCTACAAAAAGCTCATCCGCATGAACATGCCGCTCGATGCAGAGGGAAAGGTCGCCTTCACGACGACACTGTTTGCGTTGATACGCGAAaacctcaacatcaaaatgCGAACTG CGGAGGAGATGGATCAAGCCGACGCGGAACTGCGGCACACTATTAGCCACATCTGGCCCCTGCAGGCGAAGAAGATGCTCGACCTGCTCGTCCCCCTAAACGAGGAGCTGAACGCGGGCAAGCTTACCGTCGGGAAGATCTATGCCGGATTGCTGATTTTAGAGTCCTGGCGCAACACCAAGTTCGGCCAGGTCGAATCAGATCTGCCG AAAACACTTTCGATACGTTTCGTGAATGTTAAACCCTGTTGCCCCGACGAAAAGTACTGA